The Agromyces hippuratus genome has a window encoding:
- a CDS encoding ABC transporter substrate-binding protein yields the protein MTRRTITAIIIAASATLALAGCSGGSGDASGGDYVTEGKFTIATGEPAYYPWVLDDDPESGEGFEAAVAYAVADELGFSDDDVVWVRSTFEQAIAPGPKDFDINLQQFSITDEREQNVDFSSPYYETTQVVITVDSSPAASATSIADLKDLLVGAQTGTTSFDAVEEVIAPTAGAQVFNTNDDAKLALQSGTVDAIVVDLPTAFYLTGVELDGGKIIGQLPATAGGGDAFGLVLAKDSPLTADVTAAVDALRERGTLDELAAEWLGGEGGAPVLE from the coding sequence ATGACCCGACGCACGATCACCGCGATCATCATCGCGGCATCCGCCACCCTCGCTCTCGCCGGGTGCTCCGGCGGCTCGGGCGACGCCTCGGGCGGCGACTACGTGACCGAGGGCAAGTTCACGATCGCGACCGGCGAGCCGGCGTACTACCCGTGGGTGCTCGACGACGACCCCGAGTCGGGCGAGGGCTTCGAAGCCGCGGTGGCCTACGCCGTGGCCGACGAGCTCGGCTTCTCGGACGACGACGTCGTCTGGGTGCGCTCGACCTTCGAGCAGGCGATCGCACCCGGGCCGAAGGACTTCGACATCAACCTGCAGCAGTTCTCGATCACCGACGAGCGCGAGCAGAACGTCGACTTCTCGTCGCCGTACTACGAGACCACGCAGGTCGTCATCACGGTCGACTCCTCGCCGGCGGCCTCGGCCACCTCGATCGCCGATCTGAAAGACCTCCTCGTCGGCGCGCAGACCGGCACCACGAGCTTCGACGCCGTCGAAGAGGTCATCGCGCCGACCGCCGGCGCCCAGGTGTTCAACACCAACGACGACGCCAAGCTCGCCCTGCAGAGCGGCACGGTCGACGCGATCGTCGTCGACCTGCCGACGGCGTTCTACCTCACGGGCGTCGAGCTCGACGGCGGCAAGATCATCGGCCAGCTTCCGGCGACCGCCGGTGGCGGCGACGCGTTCGGTCTCGTGCTCGCCAAGGACTCGCCGCTCACGGCCGACGTCACGGCGGCCGTCGATGCGCTTCGCGAGCGCGGCACCCTCGACGAGCTCGCCGCCGAATGGCTGGGCGGCGAGGGCGGCGCGCCCGTCCTCGAGTGA
- a CDS encoding glycosyltransferase 87 family protein encodes MTDGAQREASAHRIRRFLGTRAALWTGFALVHAALICLNLTAVGYPLGDVTAVYRLWAENAAHGWLRMGIDAPWVYPILAFAPMAAALALGSEWYAQTWLAIVTVLNAIAFGVLIGRARLSRPRRIAAWWWLGFLALLGPIAFGRIDAITVPFAITGLLWAAGRPRVAAVLLTIGAWIKVWPAALVAALVIAARRRFEVLTVALSLSVGILAVSLLAGSGANAIGFIAEQAGRGLQIEAPLAVAWLWQIVAGSKAVRIVYDRQILTFQIDGPGADAAAALTTPLMAIGVLVVVLVGIRAVRRGAAFGRLLPPLALSFVVVLMLANKVGSPQFVTWLAAPVILGLVFRPARFAVPALVAASIALITHIIYPYWYGWLLIADPAFVLLLTAKSLLLVVLLVWGIRSTWRLGSPRSPRSLAHEADAVRSTMDLDDN; translated from the coding sequence ATGACGGACGGGGCGCAGCGCGAGGCATCCGCTCACCGCATCCGCCGGTTCCTCGGCACCCGGGCGGCCCTCTGGACGGGCTTCGCCCTCGTGCACGCCGCGCTCATCTGCCTGAACCTGACGGCCGTCGGCTACCCGCTCGGCGACGTGACCGCCGTCTACCGGCTGTGGGCCGAGAACGCCGCGCACGGCTGGCTCCGCATGGGCATCGACGCGCCGTGGGTGTATCCGATCCTCGCCTTCGCGCCGATGGCCGCCGCGCTCGCGCTCGGTTCTGAGTGGTACGCGCAGACCTGGCTCGCCATCGTGACCGTGCTGAACGCCATCGCGTTCGGCGTGCTCATCGGCCGCGCGAGGCTCTCGCGCCCGCGCCGCATCGCGGCCTGGTGGTGGCTCGGATTCCTCGCCCTGCTCGGCCCCATCGCCTTCGGCCGCATCGATGCGATCACAGTGCCGTTCGCGATCACCGGCCTGCTGTGGGCGGCCGGTCGACCACGCGTCGCCGCCGTGCTGCTCACGATCGGCGCCTGGATCAAGGTCTGGCCCGCGGCCCTCGTCGCCGCGCTCGTGATCGCGGCGCGTCGGCGATTCGAGGTGCTCACCGTCGCGCTGTCGCTCAGCGTCGGCATCCTCGCGGTGAGCCTCCTCGCCGGATCGGGCGCGAACGCGATCGGCTTCATCGCGGAGCAGGCCGGCCGCGGGCTGCAGATCGAGGCGCCGCTCGCGGTCGCCTGGCTCTGGCAGATCGTCGCGGGCTCGAAGGCGGTGCGCATCGTCTACGACCGCCAGATCCTCACCTTCCAGATCGATGGGCCCGGTGCGGATGCCGCGGCGGCACTGACCACTCCGCTGATGGCGATCGGGGTGCTCGTCGTCGTGCTCGTCGGCATCCGAGCCGTGCGCCGCGGCGCCGCGTTCGGACGCCTGCTGCCGCCGCTCGCACTGTCGTTCGTCGTGGTGCTCATGCTGGCGAACAAGGTCGGCTCGCCCCAGTTCGTCACGTGGCTCGCGGCTCCGGTGATCCTCGGACTCGTCTTCCGCCCGGCGCGGTTCGCGGTGCCGGCGCTCGTCGCCGCATCGATCGCGCTCATCACGCACATCATCTACCCGTACTGGTACGGGTGGCTCCTCATCGCCGACCCGGCCTTCGTGCTCCTGCTGACGGCCAAGTCGCTGCTGCTCGTGGTGCTGCTCGTCTGGGGCATCCGCTCGACCTGGAGGCTCGGATCGCCGCGATCGCCGCGATCGCTCGCGCATGAGGCCGATGCCGTGCGCAGCACAATGGACCTCGACGACAACTGA
- a CDS encoding thiamine-binding protein, which yields MLVAFSVAPSGTGRSDGSVHDAVAAAVRIVRESGLPNRTDSMFTTIEGDWDEVFDVVRRATEAVGEYGSRVSLVLKADIRPGYVGELEGKLERLETAMDGLDAGE from the coding sequence ATGCTGGTGGCATTCTCAGTCGCGCCGAGCGGCACGGGCAGGAGCGACGGTTCGGTGCACGATGCCGTCGCCGCGGCGGTGCGCATCGTGCGGGAGTCGGGCCTGCCGAATCGCACTGACTCGATGTTCACGACGATCGAGGGGGACTGGGACGAGGTCTTCGACGTCGTGCGCCGCGCGACCGAGGCCGTCGGCGAGTACGGCTCTCGGGTCTCGCTCGTGCTGAAGGCCGACATCCGCCCGGGATACGTCGGCGAGCTCGAGGGCAAGCTCGAGCGACTCGAGACGGCGATGGACGGGCTCGACGCCGGCGAGTGA
- a CDS encoding MFS transporter, which produces MTLPNDGPTTLSPARIRFALLALALGGFGIGSTEFVAMGLLPNIALDLLPELSAQSTAAANANAGWIISAYALGVVVGAPTIAAAAARWPRKRLLLALLTAFTIGTIASAVLPSFELVLVARFVSALPHGAYFGIASLVAASLMGPGKRARGVALVLSGLTIANVIGVPAITWLGQLAGWRTAYLAVAAIFALTFVAVLIAVPWQAGDPGATMKRELKAFTRAQVWFALGIGAVGFGGLFAVFSYVAPLATEVTGLPQELVPVVLVAIGVGMTIGNLAGGRLADWSVRRSMYLFFTVLAGALVLLGFTASSPIGLFTGVLLVGAASAALSPTIQARLMDVARDSQSIAAALNHSALNIGNSLGALLGGIAIAGGLGYVAPIWIGLLLTVAGALLAAVSFALDRSRVRRGVTVPYATGAMHAVES; this is translated from the coding sequence GTGACCCTCCCCAACGACGGGCCGACGACATTGTCGCCGGCCCGCATCCGTTTCGCGCTCCTCGCGCTCGCCCTCGGCGGCTTCGGCATCGGCTCGACCGAGTTCGTCGCCATGGGCCTGCTGCCGAACATCGCCCTCGACCTGCTGCCGGAGCTCTCGGCGCAGTCGACCGCCGCGGCGAACGCGAACGCCGGGTGGATCATCTCGGCATACGCCCTCGGCGTCGTCGTCGGCGCGCCCACGATCGCGGCCGCGGCCGCGCGCTGGCCACGGAAGCGGCTGCTGCTCGCGCTGCTCACCGCCTTCACGATCGGCACGATCGCGTCGGCCGTGCTGCCGAGCTTCGAACTCGTGCTCGTCGCGCGCTTCGTCTCCGCCCTGCCGCACGGCGCCTACTTCGGCATCGCCTCGCTCGTCGCCGCGAGCCTCATGGGCCCCGGCAAGCGGGCGCGAGGGGTCGCACTCGTGCTCTCGGGCCTCACGATCGCGAACGTCATCGGGGTACCCGCGATCACCTGGCTCGGACAGCTCGCCGGATGGCGCACCGCCTACCTCGCCGTGGCGGCGATCTTCGCTCTCACCTTCGTCGCGGTGCTCATCGCCGTGCCGTGGCAGGCGGGCGACCCCGGAGCGACGATGAAGCGCGAGCTGAAGGCGTTCACCCGGGCGCAGGTGTGGTTCGCCCTCGGCATCGGCGCGGTCGGATTCGGCGGGCTCTTCGCGGTCTTCAGCTACGTCGCCCCGCTCGCCACCGAGGTGACGGGACTGCCCCAAGAACTCGTGCCCGTCGTGCTCGTCGCGATCGGGGTCGGCATGACCATCGGAAACCTCGCGGGCGGTCGGCTGGCCGACTGGAGCGTCCGCCGCTCGATGTACCTGTTCTTCACCGTGCTCGCGGGCGCCCTCGTGCTGCTCGGCTTCACCGCGTCGAGCCCGATCGGCCTGTTCACGGGCGTGCTGCTCGTCGGCGCGGCATCCGCTGCCCTCTCGCCGACCATCCAGGCCCGCCTCATGGACGTCGCACGCGACAGCCAGTCGATCGCCGCGGCGCTGAACCACTCCGCGCTGAACATCGGCAACAGCCTCGGTGCCCTGCTCGGCGGCATCGCGATCGCCGGCGGGCTCGGCTACGTCGCCCCGATCTGGATCGGGCTCCTGCTCACCGTCGCCGGGGCATTGCTCGCCGCCGTCTCGTTCGCACTCGACCGCTCGCGCGTGCGTCGCGGCGTCACGGTGCCGTATGCGACGGGCGCGATGCACGCCGTCGAGTCGTGA
- a CDS encoding response regulator transcription factor: MAETAPPIRLAIVDDHRMLLGALSEWIRTAAPDIELLAAVPSWSELLAHPEFPVDVVLLDLDLRDNIPISLKLSMLKSAGVQTMLMSTYSEPTVVREALGSGALGYLVKSEPVETIIEAIRAARLGESYLTPELELALTAEGSSPKLSAQERRVMALYGAGQPVKAVAFQLGISEETAKSYLKRIREKYRAAGYDVGTKVALRKRAILDGILLQSD, from the coding sequence ATGGCTGAGACTGCTCCACCGATCCGCCTCGCGATCGTCGACGACCACCGGATGCTGCTGGGGGCGCTCTCCGAGTGGATCCGCACCGCGGCCCCCGACATCGAGCTCCTCGCGGCGGTGCCGTCGTGGTCCGAGCTCCTCGCCCACCCCGAGTTCCCGGTCGACGTCGTCCTCCTCGATCTCGACCTGCGCGACAACATCCCCATCTCGTTGAAGCTGTCGATGCTGAAGTCGGCCGGCGTGCAGACCATGCTGATGAGCACCTACTCCGAGCCGACCGTCGTTCGCGAGGCCCTCGGTTCGGGGGCGCTCGGCTACCTCGTGAAGTCGGAGCCCGTCGAGACCATCATCGAGGCCATCCGTGCCGCGCGGCTCGGCGAGTCGTACCTGACGCCCGAACTCGAACTGGCACTCACCGCAGAGGGCTCGTCGCCGAAGCTCTCGGCGCAGGAGCGGCGCGTGATGGCGCTCTACGGCGCCGGCCAGCCGGTCAAGGCGGTGGCGTTCCAGCTCGGCATCTCCGAGGAGACGGCGAAGAGCTACCTCAAGCGCATCCGCGAGAAGTACCGGGCTGCGGGGTACGACGTGGGCACCAAGGTGGCGCTGCGCAAGCGCGCCATCCTCGACGGAATCCTGCTGCAGTCCGACTGA